Genomic DNA from Bartonella alsatica:
AATGGGAGTTGGTCTTTCTTATGCTATTGCCAACGCGCTATTTGGTGGTTCTGCTGAAACTGTAGCACTTGAATTTAAAAAGATTGGATATGAATCCGTCTTCCATTTTTACATAGCCGGTATGATGATTATTGCATTTATCGCAATTCTTTTCATGCCAGATGCTAGAAAAAAAGGATACCTTCAAGGAGAAGATATTCATTAACTTTTTCATTAACTTTTTTGTTATATTCGTCATATGGAAATTAAGTGCTCATAAATTTTCGTACTCTATCTCCGATAGTGTAAAACAATACTATTCTTTTCTGTAACCTACGCTTTTAATAGTAAGTTTTCATAGTATCATAAATATGTCGCTTTTTTTCCACTGAATACAGTGCACTCAAGAGCAAAGAAATCTTTGTTTGAGTTTAAGCAACCATTCTTTTTATCAATAATGATCAACCTTTATCGAAAGTAACTTCCTCCCATAAAAACACAACCGCCTATTTCGCAATAATATAAGTCTAAAAGAAAATGAGCAGCAACAGTATTTTAACTGTAAATAGGCGGATTTGCGGTTTATCACAACACACATACATGTATAGAATAAACTACATCTGTTTCCATAAGTTATCCTATCTCAATATCTTTTTTATCTAATGATCAATGACATTATTAACGCGCAACAAAAATCAAAACACACATCCTATAAATATTATGGTCTTCTGCTTTACTAAAATATAAAGTCATCAAAAAGTATAGTGCCATAACCCAAATAAGCCATCTCAAATAGCTTTCATAAAAATAACTATTACATACATTATATAATTGAATTTTAATGATACAAATCATTATCAACTTTAAACTAAAAAAATAAACTATAGATCTAAAGGGGGAATATTTCATGAAAAGCGAAACAACTTTAAAACCAGATGATACAAGGAAACGTATCTTCGCAATCATATCCAGCGCATCAGGAAATCTAGTAGAATGGTATGATTTCTATGCTTATTCATTTGCGTCGATTTATTTTGCTTCACAATTCTTTCCTGCAGATGATGATGTCGTTACACAACTTTTAAAAATTGCAGGAATCTTTTTTATTGGCTTTCTTATGCGCCCGATTGGAGCATGGCTCTTCGGCTTCATTGCCGACCGTTATGGACGTAAACGTTCAATGCTTATTTCTGTTTTTATGATGTGTGGTGGTTCATTTCTTATTGCCATACTTCCTACTTACAAAACTATTGGAATAACAGCAGCCTTTCTTTTGCTTTTAATCCGTATATTTCAAGGACTTTCAGTCGGCGGTGAATATGGCACAACAGCAACTTATATGAGCGAAGTCGCTCTTAAAAATCATCGCGGGTTCTTTGCTTCCTTCCAATATGCTACAACGATCACAGGTCAACTTCTCGCCAGCTTTATTATATTTATTTTAGCACTTTATCTCACTGAAGATCAGTTAAAATCATGGGGCTGGCGTATCCCCTTTGTGATTGGTGGATTAGGAGCACTGGTTGCGATTTATTTGCGTCGTTCGCTCCATGAAACAACAACCAAAGAAAGCCGCTCCAACCAACATGCTGGTAGTATTAAAGAGCTTTTCCACAACCACAAAAAAGCTTTCTTTTTGGTTGTTGGCTTTACAGCGGGAGGGTCACTCACATTTTACACATACACTACTTACATGCAAAAATATCTGATAACAACCACAGGATTTGATAAACAAACTGCAACAACGATAATGACTGCCGCACTTTTCATTTTTGTATTACTCCAACCCCTCTTTGGGTCTTTAGCCGATAAAATTGGAACAAGGACTTCACTTATCAGTTGGAGTACCCTATCCATTATTTGCACAATTCCTGTGCTTAAAATGATTGGAAATACCCATAATGCATGGTTTGCATTATTAATTATTATCGGAATGCTCTGTATTATGAGTTTTTATACATCCATCGCTGGTATCATAAAAGCAGAACTGTTTCCTGCTCCAATCCGAGCTATTGGAGTTGGACTTTCTTTTGCTATTGGTAATGCGCTGTTTGGCGGTTCTGCCGAATATGTAGCACTTGGACTTAAAAATATCGGATATGAAACTATCTTCTCTTTTTACATAATTGGTATGATGATCATTGCACTCATTTCAATTCTCTTAATGCCAGATATAGACAAAGAAGGATATCTTTAAAGACGATACAATCCATTAAAATTTTTATATACAAAAGAGTCCAACTAATTAGGCCTTTTTGTAATGTAATTAGGCCTTTTTGTAATGAATGTATAAAAATTTAATAAAAGCAGCAAATAACATGAAATAATTCATTTCTTTTAGCTTACCTTACAAAAAAAACATTGTGGTCCTTTACAAGGTGAAGAACACGTGTATAAAAATCTACATTGTTTAAATTTTATCAAGTATCCTTAATCGTTTAGCGACTAAATAATAAAAAGTTACACAACTTTTCTGCACATTCCAAACATCTTCGGCAACTGTTAACACAACCATTTAAACACTCTTTTTAATAACAATTCACTAACTTGAATCTATTTTTCAACGCACTTCTTCCCGCGCTCAGCTTTAGATTCAATATAATTAGCTTATCCTACTACAAAATAAAACCCTCTAAATGTACAAGTCTATAACCCAAATAAGCCCTCTCAAATAGCTTTCACAAGAAATTATTACGATACTACTAATTGAATTTTGATGATACAAGTCGTACAACAAACTTAATCAGAAAAATAAATTATAGATTTAAAGGGGGAATATTTCATGAAAAGCAAAAAAATTTTAAAACCAGATGATACAAGGAAACGTCTCCTTGCTATTATATCCAGTGCATCAGGGAACCTAGTAGTATGGTATGATTTTTATGCTTACTCATTTACGTCGATTTATTTTGCTTCGCAATTCTTTCCTGCAGATGATGATGTCGTTACACAACTTTTAAAAACCGCAGGAATCTTTTTTATTGGCTTTCTTATGCGTCCAATCGGAGGGTGGATTTTCGGATCTATTGCTGATCGTTATGGCCGCAAACGCTCAATGCTCTTTTCTATTTTGGTGATGTGTGGTGGTTCTTTGCTCATCGCCATACTTCCTACCTACAAAACTATTGGAATAACAGCAACATTCCTTCTTCTTTTAATCCGAATGATGCAAGGACTTTCAGCGGGTGGTGAATATGGTACGGCAGCAACGTATATAAGTGAAGTTGCACTCAAAAAACATCGTGGTTTCTTTGCTTCTTTTCAATCTGCCACACTTATTACCGGACAACTTCTTGCCAGTTTTATTATATTCATTTTAGCACTTTACCTCACTGAAGAACAGTTAAAATCATGGGGCTGGCGTATTCCTTTTATGATTGGTGGATTAGGAGCATTGGTTGCGATTTATTTGCGTCGTTCGCTCCATGAAACAACAACAAAAGAAAACCGTGCTAAAGTACAAACTGGGAGTATTAAAGAACTTCTCACCAAACACAAAAAAGCCTTTCTTGTAATTACTGTTTTTGCATCAGGAGGATCTCTCACATTTTATACCTGTACAACTTACATGCAAAAATATCTAATTACAACGACTGGATTTGATAAACACACTGCTACAACAATAATGACTGCTGCACTCTTTATTTTCATACTATTTCAGCCCATAGCTGGTTTTCTAGCCGACAAAATTGGAACAAAAACTTTACTCATCATTTGGAGTATACTCGCTACACTCTTTACATTTCCTGGGCTTAGCATAATAGGTAACACGCAGAATCCTTGGGTTGCCTTATTACTCATTATTGGAATGCTCTGCATTATGAGCATGTATACATCTATCTCTGGTGTTGTAAAATCAGCAATGTTTCCTGCTTCAGTGCGGGCACTAGGAGTTAGCCTTTCTCATGCTATAGGCAATGCATTATTTGGTGGCTCTGCTGAATACGTAGCACTTGGTTTAAAAAATATGGGACATGAATCTATCTTTTATTTCTACATAACCGGTGTGATGATCATTACCTTCATCGCACTTCTCTTTGTACCGGATATGAGTAAAGGAGGATATCTCCAAGACAGCGAAACCTGTTAACTTCCTACACGAAATGAAAAAGCCCAAGAAATTGGGCCTTTTTATCATTATTGCATAAGAATTCTTGTTTAATACTGCTTAAATTTTATGAAGCGCATTTAATTGCTTGGCCAACAAATAATAAAAGGTTACACGACTTTTTCTGCGATCTCCAGACATCATCTCTGCAACTTTTGAAACAGCTGCTTTAGCACCCTGTTCATCAGCACCTAATACATCTTGAACCCATTTTTCAACGCGTTCTAATTCTTTTGGATCCGATGTAGCAACAAGGGATGCATCCTCTTTTTTCATCACCAAAGCTAAACGCTGCCTCAGCCGTTCTACTGCAACTTCATCGGGATTTTGGTCATATAATTTAATATCTGCTAAATCATTTATCATTCTGCGCCATCTCCTCTCCAAGAATTCGCAGCTGTATTTTACAACCGCATCATATAGCTTCGTAAATAACTAGAGGATTTAAAATATTAACAACCCCCCCCCTTTTACAAAGCCCGTTCTTCATCTATATTTAAAGAGCTGGCTTGCCAGCTATGGTAATAAATGGACAATGAAATAAACTCATTGGACCCGGGGGCGGTACCCGGCGCCTCCACCAAAATATAATAAACAAAAATTTATATTTTGATGGGGGCGAAATAGGATCGACAAGAGTGTAAAGATTGCTCTTTTACTCGGTATAGTACCACCGTTATCGGACTAAATGAGTAGTTGCAAATGACAACTATGCGGAAGCACGTCTCGCCGCTTGAGTCGGCGTGAATGCTTCAAATTAAGTCTTAAACCGTCGCAGGTTTAAGCGGGGTTCGAAGGCACCTGGCAACAGAAGCCTTCACTCTTATAAATTTGATTGATTAGACATTATTTGACATAAAGTTTTGTGTTTTTCTCAATTAATTAAGTGCATTGTAAACAAAATATTGCTACCTTAAAAAAAATTCATTACACGATATTATTTATGCTCAGCTACTGTGTAAAATAAAAGGAATAAACTTCGATGGTTCAAGATCAAATCCGTTACGATATTCTCGTTCAGGATGCGCTCCGTGGAGTTATCCGTAAGGTTTTATCAGAAGTTGCCAAAGCAGGGCTTCCAGGTAATCACCATTTTTTTATTACTTTTTTGACAAATGCACCAGGAGTAAAAGTTTCTACTCGACTTAAAAACCGTTATCCAGAACAAATGACAATTGTATTACAACATCAGTTTAGAGATTTAAGCGTGTCAGAAACTGCTTTTGAAGTAACACTCTCTTTTAGAGAAATTAGCGAAAAATTGGTGATTCCTTTTGCTTCTATCCAAGTATTTTATGATCCTGTCGCATCATTTGAAGCAGCATTTGATCTACCCTCAAATCTTATCTCTGAAGATATTGAAAATTCAGAAAAGAGCTTATCCACACCTATCATTTTATCGGATAAACAAAAAAAAGAAAATACGCTCTCAAAAGAACAAAATCTCAGTACAAATAAGAAACCTTCAAACAATGATACCAAACAGAGTGCTGATGTTGTCTCATTAGATTCTTTTCGGAAAAAATAAATAAATTTGCTTATGACTGAACCAATTAACCTTCGCCAATTTCGAAAACAAAAAAAGCGAGTAGAAAAAACTATTCATGCAGAAGAAAATCGCTATCGCTTTGGAAGAACCAAAACTGAAAAACTTTTCGAGAAAAAAGAAGCTTTAAAGGTACAAAAGTTTCTTGATCAAAACCGTTTATCCTTTGACGAATAAGAGTAGAAGAATGCACGAAAATGATTCCATCAATTGGTCAAAAATGGTTCCGCAAAAAATATCGGTTCGGATTAATGGACACGCAACAAGTATATCTTTAGAACAGCCATTTTTAGACATTCTCAAAGCCGTAGCACACAAAAAAAGACAATCTTTAGCTTTTATTATCTCTGATATTGACAGCAAGAGACCACAACAAGTAAATCTCTCGACTTCATTACGCATTTATGCTCTTCAAAGCGTTCTTATCCAACGCGTTTAATATTTTGTTTTTATTTTTTACGATCTCTGTTTTCTTATTTAACAAAAGGTGTTGTGGCTTTATTGAAGAAAAGTTTTTTAGACCTAGCGCTCAGATCAAAAAAAGACTACACAAAAGGTATAATGAATAATTTTCCTGATCACATACCATTCTTTGAAGAAGATGCTCTCCCTCTCCAAAATAAAAAGAGCTCTGGGGTGACTACCCATACTTTAACAATAAAAGAGCAAACACAATGTGGTATCGATTATTTGGAACAACTCAATCCCGAACAGCGGCAAGCTGTAATGAATACTGAAGGGCCACTGTTAGTTCTTGCAGGAGCTGGTACTGGAAAAACACGAGTTTTGACGACACGTATTTCTCATATTTTGCGCTCCGGGCTCGCCTCTCCTAGGCAAATACTTGCTGTAACTTTCACCAATAAAGCAGCACGTGAAATGAAAATGCGTATTGGTGAACTTATTGGTGAAATTGTTGAAGGCATGCCCTGGCTTGGAACCTTTCATTCCATCGGTGCAAAAATTTTGCGCCGTCATGCAGAACTTGTTAATTTAAAAAGCAATTTTACAATTCTTGATAATGATGATGTTACTCGGCTTTTAAAACAGCTTATTCAAGCTAAAGGCTTGGATGATAAACGTTGGCCCGCACGAAACCTTGCCGTAATAATTGATTCTTGGAAAAATCAAGGACTTTCACCACAACACATTTCAGAAAGCGATGCCCATTCCTTTGGAAATGGCATGGGACGTGAACTTTATCGTAGCTATCAGGATAGATTAAAAAGCCTTAACGCCTGCGATTTCGGTGATCTGCTACTGCATTCTATCTCTATCTTTCAACATAATCCAGATATTCTTCAAGAATATCATTCCAAATTTCTCTATATTCTTGTAGATGAATATCAAGATACGAATACAGCACAATATCTTTGGCTTCGCCTTTTGGCACAACAGTCTAAAGGGAAAGATATTAACATTTGTTGTGTTGGTGACGACGACCAGTCTATTTACGGGTGGCGAGGTGCTAAAGTTGACAATATATTGCGCTTTGAAAAAGATTTTCCTCCTGCAAAAATTATTCGTTTAGAACGCAATTATCGTTCAACATCACACATTCTCAAAACTGCTTCTCACCTCATTTCTCACAACCAAGGAAGACTTGGAAAGATACTTTTCTCTGATCAAATAAATACCGAAGAAGAAAAAGTAAAAATTCATACAGCGTGGGATTCCGAAGAGGAAGCGCGCGCAATTGGAGAAGAAATTGAACGTGCACAACAAGCAGGTCATTCATTAAATCATATGGCTATATTGGTGCGTGCATCATTTCAAATGCGTGAATTTGAAGATTGTTTTGTAACACTTGGACTCAATTACCGTGTTATTGGCGGTCCACGCTTTTATGAACGAATGGAAATACGTGATGCCATGGCTTATTTGCGCGTTGTTGTCCAACCAGCAGATGACCTAGCCTTTGAACGTATTATCAATACACCTAAACGCGGCTTAGGAGATGCAACTCTACGCACCCTTTATGAGAGTGCACGTGCACGTGCTATTCCTCTCTTTTCTGCTGCTGCAGCAATAATTGAAACAGATGAGTTAAAACCCAAAGCACGCAGTGCTTTGCGAAGTGTTATTGAAAACTTTCGCCGTTGGCAAAATATGCTGCAATGCACTCCCCATAAAGAACTTGCCGAAACAATTCTTGATGATTCAGGCTACACAGCTATGTGGTTAGAAGATCGTTCACCTGAAGCAGCAACACGATTAGAAAATCTTAAAGAAATGATCCGTTCTATGGAGCAATTTGAAAGCCTTAACAGCTTTCTAGAACATGTTGCACTGATTATGGATGCTGAAAGCAACGAAAACACTGATGCAATCAATATTATGACTCTTCATTCAGCCAAAGGGCTTGAATTTGAAACAGTTTTTCTTCCTGGTTGGGAAGAAGGTCTCTTTCCTCACCAACGCTCATTGGATGAAGGAGGTCGTTTAGGATTAGAGGAAGAACGTCGACTAGCTTATGTAGGACTGACAAGAGCAAAAAAATATTTACATATATGGTTTGTATCCAATCGAAAAATTCACGGACTTTGGCAATCTGCACTTCCTTCTCGTTTTTTGGATGAATTACCAGAAGAGCATGTAGAAGCTATAGAAATGCGAACATCTTACGGTGGTTATGGAAAGTCTTCCTTGAAACCTCACAATCCCTTTTATAATGATTATGCTACACCAGAACAAAAACGTGCACAAAAAAGTATTAAAGAAAAAATCATAACCCAATCACTCTCTGAAACAACCCAAGATTTTTCAATTAATGATCGGATCTTTCATATAAAATTCGGTTATGGTCAGATCACAGAGATAGATAATCATAAATTAACTATTATGTTTGAGAAAGCTGGAGAAAAGCGAGTCCTTGATAATTTTGTAAGCAAAGTTTAACAGAAGTCACATGAAAACACCTTTTTACTCCTAAGAATTATTTTCCATTTTATTTTAAATGTTATTTCCATTTGTAAATAAAAGCTTCGATTGACAAATTTTGCATATCAGGTAGTGCATTATGAATTTTATCAAGCGGCCAATTCCACCACACCATCTCCAAAAGTGTCTGAATCACTTTATCAGAAAAACGCATCCGCAATTGCTTAGCAGGAACACCAGCGACGATCGTATAAGGCATAACATCTTTCGTTACAACAATGCTCGCACCAATAATTGCACCATGTCCAACTGTCACTCCAGGCAGAATAACCGCACCATGTCCAATCCATACATCATGCCCAATGGTAACACGTTTTGTACGACATCTTTTGCGAAAAGAACTATCTGACTCCATATAGCGGAAATATTGGTTAGGACGATATGTTATTTTATGTGTTGAAATACGTTCTATGGGATGTTCTAACACACTCAAAGACACATGAGATGCAATAGAACAAAATCGCCCAATATCGCTATAAATAGCCTCACAGTTATGCTGAAAATAAGAAAAATCCCCAATTGTTACATCACACAAAATCACTCGTTCTTTAATTTCTACATAGCTTCCCAATTTACAATCATATAATTGTGCAGCTGGATTAATACGAGGTTCGCAAGCACGAAATTTGTGTACTCATTCTCTTTCACCTAATTATTTTTCCACAAAAACAGAAAAGTATACCACAAAATGAATAAAATCAATCATGAAACAGAGATTGCAAAGCCAACTAGCCGGTGTTACAATTTTCCGATCTATCTAAGAAAGTTAAATTATGAAAAATGTAACACGCATATTGGGGCTAACGATCATATTTCTTGTAGGCATTTTTATTTATGACACATTAAAAAATAAGCCTTTAGGTGAGAATTTTATACTCACTGATTCTAATGGCAAAACTATCACTGAAGCGGATATTCGAAGCAAGCCTTCAGTAATTTTTTTCGGCTTTACCATGTGTCCTGAAAGCTGTCCTACCACACTGATCAATCTTGATCGATGGCTTACAGCACTCGGCCCAAATGCCGATAAATTAGGAATATGGTTTGTCACCGTTGATCCTGAACGTGACACACCCGAAATACTCCATGATTATCTCAGTAATTTTAACAATCAAATTATCGGTATCAGTGGAGATCCTGAAAAAGTTCATAAAATGGTAAACTCCTTTAACATCGTTGCTGAAAAAGTACCAGGAAGAGATGGAAACTACACTTATAATCACACAGCAGCAATTTTTTTACTAAAAAAAGGCGGCAAACTATCCGGTGTTATTCCTTATGAAACAAACGAGATCGACACTGAGTTAAGAGACAATATCGCCATTGAACGGCTAAAAAAACTCATCTTGGACTAAATAAAAAGCTAGCTAAAAGAAAGAACAGAATGTCACAGCAAATTCGTCTGTATTATAATGCCTTTAAAAACGAAGCAGAACAGTTTTATACTCTTATGGAAACAACTTTTGATGAAGAAGGATATCCTCTTGCTCTTGTTGAGATAAACGAAAAAAATTCCTTGTATGAACTTTCACTTTATATAGATAAAGAAAATCAGGAGGATGTTTCAGAACGTTTTGCAAAAATCCTTTCTATAGATCCTGATAAAATTAATTGTGAAATTTTACCAAATATTGATTGGGTTAAACATAGCCTTAAAGGACTTACACCTGTACGTTCTGGTCCTTTTTTATTACATGGAAGCCATAATAGAGGTGATATTCCACCCAATGTTTTACCTATTGAAATTGAAGCTAATCAAGCTTTTGGAACAGGCCACCATGGAACAACAGCTGGTTGTTTGGAAATGATTGCCAAAGTAATGCAAAATGAAAATCCCCAAAATGCTTTTGATCTTGGTACCGGCAGTGGAGTATTAGCCATTGGCATAGCAATGCTCAAACCCATTTCTATACTTGCGTCTGATATTGATCCAATTGCAACCAAAGTTGCACAACACAATATCGAACTTAATGGTGTAAAAAAATATGTTACAGCTATTACAGCAACAGGTTTTACCCATGATGAAATCGCTTCACGTGCTCCTTTTGATCTCATCATTGCCAATGTTCTTGCCAATCCGCTCATTGAACTTGCACAAGAAATGGTACAAGCACTCCAAAAAGGTGGATCACTTATATTATCTGGAATTCTTGAAGAACAACACACTCACGTACTGGAGGCTTATGTAAAGCAGGGTCTCAAACATATTGAAACATATCACCGTCAAGGATGGGTTACGATACATCTTAAATAAATTGAAAAGGACGTTGTTATGTATCAATCCTTTGAGGCAACAACAAATCCAACCTATGCTGTAGAACGCATTTCCTCTCTTCGTAAAAAACTCGATCACCTAAGACTAGATGGCTTTCTTGTTCCACGTGCTGATGAACATCAAGGAGAGTATATTCCCCCGAATGCTCAACGTCTTAGCTGGCTCACTGGCTTCACTGGATCATCGGGTATTGCACTCATTTTAAAAAATAAAGCTATTATATTTACAGATGGACGCTATAAACTTCAAGTTCGCCAACAAACTGATCCTTATATTTTTGATTACGAAGATCTCATAACTTGCCCACCCTCACAATGGCTTGAAAAAAATGGGAAAAAACTTTCTATTGGCTTTGATCCATGGCTTCATACTATCACTGCTATAGATATATTGAAAAAAACATTAGAAATAAAAATAGGTGGAAAACTTATAGCGGTTCAACAAAATCCTATTGATCTTATTTGGCATGATCAACCGAAACCCCCTCAATCTGCCTTATCGATTCATCCTCTCAAATATGCAGGATGCAACCCTGATGAAAAGCTGACCTTGATTCACCAAAATATCAAGCAAGCCAATGCAGATGCTTTTATTTTTACAGACCCTTCCTCTATTGCATGGATATTCAATATACGTGGGAATGATGTTCCCAACACTCCTTTTACCCTTTGTTTTGCTCTTACCCCCATCAAAGAAACACCCGCATTATTTATTAACAGCGAAAAATTGGGTCTAGAACAGAAAGAATATCTGGAACATTATGCAAAGTTATATGAACCTGAGCAGTTTATCCCAAAGATCAGAGATTACATCCGAAAAGGAATGATTTTTGCCTTAGATCCACAGTTAACATGCGAAAAATTACGCATTGTTATTGAAGAAGATAGAAAATCTTTCATCACACTTACCAACCCTGTTGCTCTACCGCGTGCTATTAAAAATAGCACAGAACTAGACGGTGCACGTAAAGCACATCTGTGCGATGGCGTAGCACTTACCCGGTTTTTTTCTTGGTTAGATACACAAATACCAGGCACAATAAGTGAAATTACTTCTGCCCAAAAATTAGAAGAATTTCGTATAAAGACAGCAAAAGAAATGGGAGAAAAACTTGAAGATCTGTCTTTTGACACAATCTCAGCAGCAGGCGCAAATGGCGCAATTGTTCATTATAGGGTAACCACTGAAACAAATAAACTTCTGAATGCAGGTGAACTTTATCTTGTTGATTCAGGTGGACAATATCGTAATGGCACCACAGATGTCACACGCACAGTGGCAATTGGAAATATTGGAGAGGAAGAAAAACGCTGTTTTACTCTTGTTCTCAAAGGTGTAATTGCTCTTTCAACTGCACGATTTCCCAAAGGCACACGCGGACAAGACATTGATATTCTAGCACGCATTGCATTATGGAAGGCTGGCTTTGACTATGCCCATGGTACTGGTCATGGTGTTGGATCTTATCTCTCTGTTCATGAAGGACCACAAAATCTTTCACGCAATGGTAGCCAAGAACTGATTCCTGGAATGATTATTTCTAATGAACCTGGATATTACCGTGAAAGAGCTTTTGGCATTCGTATTGAAAATTTACTCATTGTAAGACCAGCACAAAAAATTAATGGTGGAGATATAGAAATGCTTTCGTTTGAAACACTTACAAATTGTCCCATTGATCGAAGATTAATTCTACCAGAGCTTTTAACACTACCAGAACGACAATGGCTAAATGATTACCATGCACGTGTTTATCAGATTAATGCACCTTACTTAAATGAAGAAGATAAAAAATGGGCAAAAGAAGCAACAAGGCCTCTTTAAATGAAGAAGCACAATATCTTCTACTCTTCTTACAAAACAACGCACTTTCTCTTTTTAAGAAAAAATGTACATTTTCCATCAGAAAATACACAGAATATTTCTACAAAATAACTTCTAGTATGATAAACGCTAGCCCAAGTGGAAAATGATAATGCTTATTTTGCTACTTTATCCTCCACCATCTCCAAACGATTATATTCCCTTATTCTGCTATAATAGAAACTTTCATTATAATTCTTAGCATAATCTCCATTATATCATATTTATTACAATCAGTTTATTATGGTATCCTGGATTTGAATTTCTGCATATAGATTCACAATTTTCACCTTTTCAGTTCGCTTCAAAGTGATAATCTATATTTTTTCTGATAATAGAATTTATATATTCTTCGTAATAGCCGATAAAGTACAATATTAGGTTCAATGTTAATCGTTTTTAACACTTAATAAATATTTAAAGTACATGGTAGGTTGTTGGTGCCCAAAAAATAAACTTTGTTAAACCTTTTTTCGTATACTATTATCAATAGCACATATACGAAATCATTTTCAATAAAAGGAATCTATCAAAAAAAACTTCTAACAAGGCTTCGTTGATAGTCTTCTACTCTATTACTTCTTTAAATTTTAAAGATGTAAATAATATATCCATTTTTTCGCAATAAAGTGGAAGCAATTTAATTACATTTGTGATGAGTTTTCTTCTTTATCGACAGCAGAAAAAAGTCCCTCAAAATTAAAAAACTAAATATTAAAACAGAATCTTTCTCTTTAGCAACAAAAGCAAAAATCCTTTCATTATATCAGCATTCTAAAGAACAATATTTTACGACACTAAAGATAATTATAAGATTTCATAGGGTTATATATAACTCTTAATATCAATAAATCGTACCTAATGAAGAACAGCAAATAGGTAAATTCGTCATACTTGAAAAAATCTTCCCTAAACATAATGTCCTTCAATCAACTGTAGCCAAGTCTCTTCATCGATAACTTCAACGCCTAACTCTTGTGCTTTAGTTAACTTCGATCCTGCTCCAGCTCCTGCAACAAGGAGATCTGTTTTTT
This window encodes:
- a CDS encoding 50S ribosomal protein L11 methyltransferase → MSQQIRLYYNAFKNEAEQFYTLMETTFDEEGYPLALVEINEKNSLYELSLYIDKENQEDVSERFAKILSIDPDKINCEILPNIDWVKHSLKGLTPVRSGPFLLHGSHNRGDIPPNVLPIEIEANQAFGTGHHGTTAGCLEMIAKVMQNENPQNAFDLGTGSGVLAIGIAMLKPISILASDIDPIATKVAQHNIELNGVKKYVTAITATGFTHDEIASRAPFDLIIANVLANPLIELAQEMVQALQKGGSLILSGILEEQHTHVLEAYVKQGLKHIETYHRQGWVTIHLK
- a CDS encoding aminopeptidase P family protein; translation: MYQSFEATTNPTYAVERISSLRKKLDHLRLDGFLVPRADEHQGEYIPPNAQRLSWLTGFTGSSGIALILKNKAIIFTDGRYKLQVRQQTDPYIFDYEDLITCPPSQWLEKNGKKLSIGFDPWLHTITAIDILKKTLEIKIGGKLIAVQQNPIDLIWHDQPKPPQSALSIHPLKYAGCNPDEKLTLIHQNIKQANADAFIFTDPSSIAWIFNIRGNDVPNTPFTLCFALTPIKETPALFINSEKLGLEQKEYLEHYAKLYEPEQFIPKIRDYIRKGMIFALDPQLTCEKLRIVIEEDRKSFITLTNPVALPRAIKNSTELDGARKAHLCDGVALTRFFSWLDTQIPGTISEITSAQKLEEFRIKTAKEMGEKLEDLSFDTISAAGANGAIVHYRVTTETNKLLNAGELYLVDSGGQYRNGTTDVTRTVAIGNIGEEEKRCFTLVLKGVIALSTARFPKGTRGQDIDILARIALWKAGFDYAHGTGHGVGSYLSVHEGPQNLSRNGSQELIPGMIISNEPGYYRERAFGIRIENLLIVRPAQKINGGDIEMLSFETLTNCPIDRRLILPELLTLPERQWLNDYHARVYQINAPYLNEEDKKWAKEATRPL